In the genome of Vibrio sp. 16, one region contains:
- a CDS encoding Lrp/AsnC family transcriptional regulator gives MDRIDKHILSLLQKDARLSTADIADRVGLSASPCARRIKKLEEEGVIAGYQAKLSKPAIGVGMTVFVEVSLNNHQAASIDAFEQAILEMGEVTNCHVVSGAYDYLLEVVSQDLTGYESFTRKLQRLDNVKDIHTHLAIRQVKESSELPVFT, from the coding sequence ATGGATAGAATTGATAAGCATATTCTGTCGCTACTGCAGAAGGATGCAAGGTTATCCACTGCGGACATTGCGGATAGGGTTGGACTTTCGGCTTCACCGTGCGCGCGGCGAATCAAAAAACTGGAAGAAGAAGGTGTGATCGCAGGATACCAAGCCAAATTGAGCAAACCTGCGATTGGAGTCGGGATGACGGTTTTTGTTGAAGTGAGTTTAAATAACCACCAAGCGGCGTCTATTGATGCATTTGAGCAGGCGATTTTGGAAATGGGCGAGGTGACAAACTGCCACGTTGTATCAGGTGCCTATGACTACTTGTTGGAGGTTGTCAGCCAAGATCTCACGGGATATGAATCGTTTACGCGAAAGTTACAGAGGTTGGATAATGTCAAAGACATTCATACCCACCTTGCAATCCGTCAAGTGAAAGAGTCGAGTGAGCTGCCTGTTTTCACTTAA
- a CDS encoding BCCT family transporter gives MTKGIDKYSIDSTDYTIGQDNVQKWGFDVHNPVFGVSAGFIALFLFIALFLFGALVMDAETAKSALDGLKWQIIGSFDWLFIWSGNIFVVFCLALIVSPLGKIRLGGQDATADYSFISWLSMLFAAGMGIGLMFWSVAEPVAYFTGWYETPLGVEANTAEAAKLAMGATMFHWGLHPWAIYGVVALSLAFFAYNKGLPLSIRSIFYPLLGDRAWGWAGHIVDILAVVATLFGLATSLGLGAQQAASGIQHVFGIDAGLGLQVVVITVVTLLAVVSVIRGIDGGVKVISNINMVVAFVLLILVALIGYAVTFGNIGTTLMAYVENIIPLSNPHGREDEAWFQGWTVFYWAWWISWSPFVGMFIARVSKGRTVREFMTAVLLVPTAVTLLWMSVFGGIAIDQVVNNIGELGANGLTDVSLAMFQMFDVLPMGTLLSVIAVVLVLVFFITSSDSGSLVIDSITAGGKVDAPVLQRVFWAFMEGAIAVALLWIGGTEAIQALQAGAISTALPFTIVLLLMCVSLLMGMRTEKYQN, from the coding sequence ATGACGAAAGGTATCGATAAGTACAGTATCGACAGTACCGATTACACCATCGGTCAAGATAACGTACAAAAGTGGGGGTTCGATGTTCATAACCCTGTCTTTGGCGTCAGTGCAGGATTTATCGCCCTGTTCCTATTTATCGCCCTGTTCCTATTTGGCGCTCTAGTTATGGATGCGGAAACGGCTAAATCCGCGTTAGATGGCCTGAAGTGGCAAATCATTGGAAGCTTCGATTGGCTGTTTATCTGGTCTGGCAACATCTTTGTTGTCTTCTGCTTGGCGCTTATCGTATCGCCTTTGGGTAAAATTCGCCTTGGCGGTCAAGATGCTACCGCAGATTACTCATTCATCTCTTGGCTCTCTATGCTTTTTGCTGCCGGTATGGGTATCGGCTTGATGTTCTGGAGTGTGGCTGAACCTGTCGCTTACTTTACTGGTTGGTATGAGACTCCGCTCGGCGTTGAAGCCAATACCGCAGAAGCGGCGAAACTGGCCATGGGTGCGACGATGTTCCACTGGGGTCTTCACCCTTGGGCTATTTACGGTGTTGTGGCGTTATCGCTCGCGTTTTTTGCATACAACAAAGGTTTGCCTTTATCTATCCGTTCCATTTTCTATCCGCTACTAGGCGATCGCGCTTGGGGCTGGGCTGGACACATCGTTGATATCTTGGCTGTGGTCGCAACCCTGTTTGGTCTTGCGACGTCTCTAGGTTTAGGCGCGCAACAAGCGGCGAGTGGTATTCAACATGTGTTTGGCATCGATGCAGGCTTAGGTCTGCAAGTGGTTGTGATTACGGTCGTAACTTTGCTTGCGGTAGTCTCTGTTATTCGTGGTATTGATGGTGGCGTTAAGGTCATCAGTAACATCAACATGGTGGTCGCATTCGTTCTGCTGATCCTAGTTGCGTTGATTGGTTACGCTGTGACTTTTGGCAATATCGGCACTACCTTGATGGCATATGTTGAAAACATCATTCCTTTGAGTAACCCGCACGGTCGCGAAGATGAAGCATGGTTCCAAGGTTGGACTGTGTTCTACTGGGCGTGGTGGATTTCTTGGTCACCATTCGTGGGTATGTTTATTGCGCGCGTGTCTAAAGGTCGAACAGTCAGAGAATTTATGACTGCAGTACTGCTAGTCCCAACGGCAGTGACACTTCTTTGGATGTCGGTGTTTGGCGGTATTGCGATTGATCAGGTCGTTAATAATATTGGTGAGCTGGGTGCGAACGGTCTGACTGACGTTTCTCTGGCGATGTTCCAAATGTTCGATGTTCTGCCAATGGGCACCTTGCTCTCTGTTATTGCTGTTGTATTGGTACTGGTGTTCTTTATCACCTCTTCGGATTCAGGTTCACTGGTTATCGATAGCATTACCGCAGGTGGTAAAGTCGATGCACCTGTCCTACAACGTGTTTTCTGGGCGTTTATGGAAGGGGCTATTGCGGTTGCTCTACTTTGGATTGGTGGTACAGAAGCGATTCAAGCGCTACAAGCGGGTGCTATCTCTACCGCACTACCGTTTACCATCGTCTTGTTGCTGATGTGTGTCAGCTTGCTAATGGGCATGCGCACAGAGAAGTACCAAAATTAA
- a CDS encoding GGDEF domain-containing protein, with protein MVKKTSFELHADDTILDVNQKKRVLKLIAIITLVVFVPLAVKNILIGETVLAIVLLAFEITLLLEVAAIIYNEQRVIGNLIPLTLLGASIIMAIDIFGTLATYWVFPIVIAIVFLFSERVALLSNLLIIIGVTAAIYPQQDPEVTARYTFSLVATLTIVHVVVKEVHKLQSELRHLLERDAMTGALNRHQLHSYLDRAIEQYGYSTIVMIDVDNFKTINDNYGHDTGDTVLKQAVATINSNTRANDLLFRVGGDEFLLLFHGVDKYAVETIMNLIGRNISEQTYPHDVKVTLSCGVAESVPFETSQAWIKRADLALYQAKSLGRNRVSVYCDSTLSQYEDVDYQQESGKQTVK; from the coding sequence ATGGTTAAAAAGACAAGTTTTGAACTCCACGCAGACGATACCATCCTAGACGTCAATCAAAAGAAGCGCGTCCTCAAACTTATCGCCATCATCACGCTGGTTGTTTTCGTTCCACTTGCGGTTAAAAACATCCTCATTGGTGAAACTGTCCTCGCCATCGTCCTACTTGCTTTCGAAATCACCTTACTGCTTGAAGTTGCAGCCATCATTTACAATGAACAACGAGTAATCGGCAATTTGATCCCACTGACATTGCTCGGCGCCTCGATTATTATGGCGATCGACATTTTCGGTACACTCGCAACCTACTGGGTGTTCCCTATCGTGATAGCAATTGTCTTCTTGTTTTCAGAGCGGGTGGCTCTTTTGTCAAACCTGCTCATCATTATCGGTGTGACGGCTGCGATTTACCCTCAGCAAGATCCGGAAGTGACCGCTCGATACACGTTTTCCCTTGTTGCAACCCTTACGATTGTCCATGTGGTGGTCAAGGAAGTGCATAAATTGCAAAGTGAACTAAGGCACCTGCTAGAAAGAGACGCGATGACGGGGGCATTGAATCGCCATCAACTGCATAGTTACCTCGACAGGGCCATTGAGCAGTATGGCTACTCAACCATTGTGATGATCGATGTGGATAATTTTAAGACCATTAATGACAACTATGGCCATGACACGGGCGACACGGTTCTTAAACAAGCGGTTGCAACCATCAACAGCAATACCAGAGCGAATGACTTGCTCTTTAGAGTCGGAGGAGACGAGTTTTTGTTGCTGTTTCACGGTGTCGATAAGTATGCGGTAGAAACCATCATGAATCTGATCGGAAGGAATATCTCAGAGCAAACCTACCCGCATGATGTCAAAGTCACACTCAGTTGTGGCGTCGCTGAATCGGTACCCTTTGAAACCAGCCAAGCTTGGATAAAGCGCGCCGATTTAGCCTTGTATCAAGCCAAATCTCTTGGTCGAAATCGGGTTTCTGTCTACTGCGACTCGACGCTTTCTCAATATGAAGATGTTGATTATCAACAGGAGTCTGGCAAACAAACCGTTAAGTGA
- a CDS encoding DMT family transporter produces MISGYLAMIATLLLWSGFFLSLRSGAHSDLTTADIALTRFVIPCLILLPLVIRSRLSIKAVPPRYLLGMFIGCGLPYLLVAGSGMQFAPVSDGSALIPGTLPLFVSGIAVLLFKQPLSQHRIAGLVLVIIGIAAFMSHNLMELNGERMQGHLLFLTGSIMWAMFTICARVSSLNPLVTAGFISLLSTFTLALSIHLGWLPSHLATTAVNEWPWKELIGHIMLQGIGAGVIAAFTYLHAISVLGAERTAAFGAATPAIATFLAIPIFNEQPSLLGWVALSLICIGSLIASNIFMKQDSSMLYQPPKFK; encoded by the coding sequence ATGATTTCAGGATATTTGGCAATGATTGCCACGTTACTGCTCTGGTCTGGTTTTTTTCTATCGCTGAGAAGCGGTGCGCATTCCGATCTCACCACCGCGGATATCGCGTTGACACGCTTTGTCATCCCGTGTCTGATTTTACTTCCACTCGTGATTCGTTCTCGGCTGAGCATTAAAGCAGTACCGCCACGCTATTTACTTGGCATGTTCATTGGCTGCGGTCTGCCTTATTTGCTGGTTGCAGGCTCAGGGATGCAGTTTGCACCGGTCTCTGATGGTAGCGCCTTGATACCAGGCACCCTGCCCCTGTTTGTCTCTGGGATTGCTGTTTTACTGTTTAAGCAGCCGTTAAGCCAGCACCGGATTGCAGGTTTGGTATTGGTCATCATTGGTATTGCCGCTTTTATGTCGCACAACTTGATGGAGCTCAACGGTGAGCGTATGCAAGGGCACCTGCTGTTTCTAACGGGAAGTATCATGTGGGCAATGTTCACCATCTGTGCTCGCGTATCGAGCCTAAATCCGTTGGTAACGGCGGGCTTTATATCACTCCTCTCGACATTCACACTCGCACTTTCGATTCATCTTGGCTGGTTGCCTAGTCACTTAGCCACCACAGCGGTAAATGAATGGCCATGGAAAGAACTAATTGGTCACATCATGCTACAAGGGATTGGTGCAGGCGTGATTGCCGCCTTTACTTATCTACATGCTATTTCCGTTCTGGGCGCAGAAAGAACAGCAGCATTTGGCGCAGCAACGCCAGCAATTGCGACATTTTTAGCCATCCCAATCTTCAATGAGCAGCCTTCACTTCTTGGTTGGGTGGCTCTGTCGCTGATTTGTATTGGTAGCCTAATCGCGAGCAATATTTTTATGAAGCAAGATAGCTCCATGCTCTACCAACCACCAAAGTTCAAATAA
- a CDS encoding MarR family winged helix-turn-helix transcriptional regulator, whose translation MEKHEEVLVSIRQIIRAIDLHSKRLSKESGLTGPQLILMRSIKELGEVTIRELSNHTNMSQATATTILDRLERNELVKRVRSNQDKRKVHAYITDKGLEVLSQAPMPLQQNFINKFQRLEEWEQSLLLSSVQRISSMMNAEDIEVAPVLELGSITKPE comes from the coding sequence TTGGAAAAGCACGAAGAAGTCCTCGTTTCAATTCGCCAAATAATTCGCGCGATCGATTTACACTCCAAACGCTTGAGCAAAGAGTCTGGTTTAACAGGCCCTCAGCTTATTCTAATGCGTTCAATCAAAGAGTTAGGTGAAGTGACCATACGAGAGTTGTCGAATCATACCAATATGAGTCAAGCAACTGCGACCACAATCCTTGACCGCTTAGAAAGAAACGAGCTTGTTAAGCGTGTGCGCAGTAATCAAGACAAACGTAAAGTTCATGCGTACATCACTGATAAAGGTTTAGAGGTACTGAGCCAAGCCCCGATGCCTCTGCAACAGAACTTCATCAATAAGTTTCAAAGGCTCGAAGAGTGGGAACAATCTCTGCTGCTATCGTCGGTGCAACGTATTTCATCGATGATGAACGCTGAAGATATTGAAGTGGCGCCAGTGCTTGAACTGGGCAGCATCACTAAACCGGAATAG
- a CDS encoding methyl-accepting chemotaxis protein, giving the protein MNIERLSKVSIATRAWSILALFAIGLLLNTYLNIDKSREHMRENYERGVMTIVESAHGVVEHYYDLYRAGEMSEKEAQASALKAVSAMRFDGDNYVFVGDNTGIQLATGVSSLLGKNIMGLQDSSGDYFVQRLYQTARNGGGFVDYTWRNPDKGTTDPKTSYALMFQPWQWMIGSGMNMVALQAATERSEMASLGYAVAILSVLSLMIAFFIKTITSPLKRSVRAMQALSKGEGDLTQRLPEEGSSELIQLARYFNQFVASVQSIMLNISDAGSQVSSAANQLSTSVHHIDDSLNQQQSDVDMLATAMTQMLATVEEVASRTVEANDASRLAASETNSSHQIISQNVNEANQLAQQMDSASHVVEQLASDAKNVDTVLEVIRGVAEQTNLLALNAAIEAARAGEQGRGFAVVADEVRSLSLRTHESTLEIQNIVEKLQNGAGNIVTVMEQGAAKAVNASSLSSQAGEALTRINKEVHTIEEMNQHIATAAEEQTVTVNDINRNVVSLNDMASSVSEESAQMASASKELRNVSENLMSMINRFKLA; this is encoded by the coding sequence ATGAATATAGAAAGATTATCGAAGGTGTCCATTGCGACACGGGCGTGGTCAATATTAGCGTTGTTCGCAATAGGATTGTTGTTGAACACCTATTTGAATATCGACAAATCGCGTGAGCACATGCGTGAAAACTACGAGCGTGGCGTCATGACGATAGTAGAGTCTGCGCACGGTGTTGTGGAGCACTATTACGATCTTTATCGTGCCGGTGAAATGAGCGAGAAAGAGGCGCAAGCGAGCGCCCTAAAAGCAGTTTCCGCTATGCGCTTTGACGGTGATAACTACGTCTTTGTTGGTGACAATACGGGTATCCAACTCGCGACGGGTGTGAGCTCGTTGTTGGGCAAAAACATCATGGGATTGCAAGACAGTTCTGGGGATTACTTTGTTCAGAGACTCTATCAAACTGCGCGCAATGGAGGAGGGTTTGTTGACTATACTTGGCGCAATCCAGACAAAGGGACAACAGACCCTAAAACGAGTTATGCGCTGATGTTTCAGCCTTGGCAATGGATGATAGGTTCAGGAATGAACATGGTTGCGTTGCAAGCGGCGACTGAGCGTTCAGAAATGGCGTCACTCGGTTACGCGGTGGCAATTTTGTCAGTTCTCTCTCTGATGATTGCGTTCTTCATTAAAACCATTACATCCCCTCTAAAACGCTCTGTGCGCGCGATGCAGGCGTTGTCGAAGGGCGAGGGAGATCTTACTCAGCGGTTACCCGAAGAGGGCAGCTCTGAGCTGATTCAACTTGCGCGCTACTTCAACCAATTCGTCGCTTCTGTACAGTCTATTATGCTGAACATTAGCGATGCGGGTAGCCAGGTATCAAGCGCGGCAAATCAGTTGTCGACGTCTGTTCACCATATTGACGACAGTTTAAATCAGCAGCAGTCTGATGTGGATATGCTGGCCACCGCGATGACACAAATGCTAGCAACGGTAGAGGAAGTGGCGAGTCGGACAGTTGAGGCGAATGATGCCAGCCGTCTAGCGGCCAGTGAAACCAATAGCAGCCATCAGATCATAAGCCAAAACGTCAATGAAGCGAATCAACTAGCGCAGCAAATGGATTCGGCCAGTCATGTGGTTGAGCAGTTGGCGAGTGACGCAAAAAATGTCGACACTGTACTGGAAGTGATTCGCGGGGTAGCAGAGCAAACTAACTTACTCGCACTAAACGCTGCCATTGAAGCGGCACGGGCGGGTGAGCAAGGACGTGGATTCGCGGTGGTGGCTGATGAAGTGAGAAGCCTGTCGTTACGCACTCACGAATCGACGCTGGAAATTCAAAATATTGTTGAAAAGCTGCAAAATGGCGCTGGCAATATCGTTACGGTTATGGAGCAGGGCGCTGCCAAAGCCGTCAATGCGTCGAGTTTGTCTTCGCAAGCCGGTGAGGCATTAACCCGCATCAACAAAGAAGTTCACACGATTGAAGAGATGAATCAACACATCGCGACCGCCGCTGAGGAACAAACGGTCACGGTCAACGACATCAATCGAAATGTGGTGAGCTTAAATGACATGGCATCGAGTGTTTCCGAGGAATCAGCACAGATGGCGAGCGCCAGTAAAGAGCTGCGCAATGTGTCGGAAAATCTGATGTCGATGATCAATCGCTTCAAATTGGCGTAA